The following coding sequences are from one Bufo bufo chromosome 2, aBufBuf1.1, whole genome shotgun sequence window:
- the LOC120989804 gene encoding albumin-like, translating to MKWVTLICLFVCTIVTESRYFNKRDAEHNTRVIGAISITIGQGSLDNIILSMLAQNFQKCTLEQLLKTVDEFRTIALHCVDHEDEAECQKPLIALFHDTVCKHEHIDKEYPWTTKCCVMQEPEREKCFHENRDTEVEAYKKPEVDFVCKDLKENPKHAYHYYVYNVARRHIHLLPLSVLTFAGQYHTIVIECCAEENQVTCFETKFTEILKNINYMEGLQKHSCHIIANFPEDFLNIKLARLAQRYGAMCYEEAHKLAVESVHSAKDCCQGNVVECMVERLELNQHICANQEKISSNLKVCCEKPILERTPCMYSLPKEPFPEDLPKDINEFISGEACKQFADKKDDFLAKFLFEFARRHQDLSHITMLRVEAGYKRVLTKCCAESNPVECLKSAPQLLEAGIKEAQDLAKQKCEAFEKLGPYGYQMHALYKYAKIMPQASEETLLEITDKMTKIGGKCCALPESQRYACAEEKLDMLLGKMCEKQAHTFVNDQVRHCCTESYSNRRPCFTALGIDPSYKPPQFDENALQVHADICKGTEDEKKNKRLTLLIHLLKLKPGLSEEETMKCAGEFTKVREKCCAQEDNEVCFARERIPFLAKLKALLEHKILI from the exons ATGAAGTGGGTCACACTGATTTGCTTGTTCGTATGCACCATAGTAACTGAGTCAAGGTATTTCAACAAGAGAGATGCAG AACATAATACCCGGGTCATTGGTGCCATATCTATAACGATAGGCCAGGGCAGCCTTGATAACAT aatacTGTCTATGCTCGCTCAGAACTTCCAGAAATGTACACTTGAACAACTTCTGAAAACGGTGGATGAGTTCAGAACCATTGCTCTACATTGTGTTGATCATGAAGATGAAGCAGAATGCCAGAAACCACTG ATTGCATTATTCCATGATACGGTTTGTAAACATGAGCATATAGATAAAGAATATCCCTGGACTACTAAGTGTTGTGTCATGCAAGAGCCAGAGAGAGAGAAGTGCTTCCATGAAAATAGAGACACTGAAGTGGAGGCCTATAAGAAACCAGAAGTTGATTTTGTCTGTAAAGATCTGAAAGAAAACCCTAAACACGCTTATCACTA CTACGTTTATAATGTTGCAAGGAGGCACATACACCTCTTGCCCTTATCGGTTTTGACATTTGCTGGTCAATATCACACTATTGTCATTGAATGCTGTGCAGAAGAAAATCAGGTGACATGTTTTGAGACTAAG TTCACTGAAATCCTTAAAAACATAAATTATATGGAAGGCCTGCAGAAACACAGTTGCCATATTATTGCTAATTTCCCAGAAGATTTTTTGAACAT AAAACTAGCTAGACTTGCCCAGAGATACGGTGCCATGTGTTATGAGGAAGCGCATAAACTCGCTGTTGAATCTGTGCATTCCGCTAAGGACTGCTGTCAAGGCAATGTGGTCGAATGCATGGTTGAAAGG CTGGAACTCAACCAACATATATGTGCCAATCAAGAGAAAATATCATCCAACCTGAAAGTTTGCTGTGAAAAGCCTATATTGGAACGCACACCCTGTATGTATTCCTTACCTAAAGAACCGTTCCCAGAAGATCTGCCTAAAGACATAAACGAGTTCATAAGTGGAGAGGCGTGCAAACagtttgcagataaaaaagaCGATTTCTTAGCCAA GTTTCTTTTTGAGTTTGCAAGAAGGCATCAAGACTTATCTCACATAACCATGTTGAGAGTAGAAGCAGGCTATAAGCGTGTGCTGACCAAGTGCTGTGCAGAGTCAAATCCCGTGGAGTGTCTCAAGTCTGCG CCTCAACTACTGGAAGCTGGAATCAAAGAAGCCCAAGATCTAGCAAAGCAAAAATGTGAAGCTTTTGAAAAGCTTGGACCTTATGGTTATCAAATGCA TGCACTATACAAATATGCAAAAATAATGCCACAGGCGTCAGAAGAGACCCTGCTTGAAATCACTGATAAAATGACAAAAATTGGTGGCAAATGTTGTGCACTTCCCGAGAGCCAGAGATATGCTTGTGCAGAAGAAAAG CTGGATATGTTATTGGGAAAAATGTGCGAAAAACAAGCACATACATTCGTAAATGACCAGGTTCGTCACTGTTGTACTGAATCTTATTCGAACAGAAGACCATGCTTTACAGCACTTGGAATAGACCCATCCTACAAACCACCACAGTTTGATGAAAATGCCCTACAGGTTCATGCTGATATCTGTAAAGGGACAGAAGATGAGAAGAAAAACAAAAGACTTAC ATTGCTTATTCACTTGTTGAAACTGAAGCCTGGTCTGTCAGAAGAAGAAACGATGAAGTGTGCTGGTGAATTTACAAAAGTGAGAGAGAAATGCTGTGCCCAAGAAGATAATGAAGTTTGCTTTGCCAGAGAA AGAATACCTTTTCTTGCGAAACTAAAGGCACTGCTTGAACACAAGATACTAATATAA